The Methanomicrobiales archaeon genomic interval TCTTCAGCAGCAGGATCTCGTCGGTGTTCGGCCTTCCTCCGATCTCATCATTGCTTTCGTAGAGATTGCTCAGGATTGGTCTGAATGACTCCCACTCGATCAACGATTCGAGCTCTGCAAGCCTGTCTCCCAGTCTCTGGATGCGCTTGTACTCCTCGTTCAGGGTGAAATCGGTGAAGGAATTCATTGTTCAGGAGATCGACGAGCTGAGATAAAGCTTTAACGGTTTGAGGTGGGGGTTTATCGCAA includes:
- a CDS encoding IS5/IS1182 family transposase — translated: MNSFTDFTLNEEYKRIQRLGDRLAELESLIEWESFRPILSNLYESNDEIGGRPNTDEILLLK